One stretch of Heptranchias perlo isolate sHepPer1 chromosome 41, sHepPer1.hap1, whole genome shotgun sequence DNA includes these proteins:
- the LOC137305826 gene encoding uncharacterized protein, with product MPVSSECSKILKEDERIRTMVRHQNLLKQLEELTHHEETRESSAKEKALESDKRWNYSEEESIEWNEEDNMEKRHMFDKKGGSAEWRDGVSSRGEANSKKRNPSKREEDMKNYEESKDASMEEQHEDKEVVNSEDDTKIVMHESEEEVDAEDKRSPEKRHREPSEKEDPRSKEREEEERDVLKIDELIEKIAKEELEDEEDKRAANEKKHYSKEYSSEEDDFKKRNKEEQRTVKKRVEENASDEETDQFEAEEKGVKVYDSKTYLQETDDKDSLEKKSWDDKRHPHLEEDMDSKKRHADDLEYLRKRHHEFENREKDEEEEDEEEDEVEEEERKLKYEEHEQRNLAEIEKELKKVAERLRAIRRG from the exons ATGCCAGTCAGCAGTGAATGCAGCAAGATCCTCAAAGAAG ATGAAAGGATTCGAACCATGGTTCGTCATCAGAATCTCCTGAAACAATTGGAAGAACTCACACATCACG AGGAGACTAGAGAAAGCTCAGCCAAGGAAAAGGCTCTCGAAAGCGACAAAAGGTGGAACTACTCAGAGGAAGAAAGCATAGAATGGAACGAGGAGGACAACATGGAAAAGCGACACATGTTTGACAAGAAGGGAGGAAGTGCTGAGTGGAGAGACGGTGTGAGCAGTCGAGGAGAAGCCAACTCTAAGAAGCGTAACCCTTCAAAGAGAGAGGAAGACATGAAAAATTATGAGGAAAGCAAAGATGCAAGCATGGAGGAGCAACATGAAGATAAAGAAGTTGTTAACAGTGAAGATGACACCAAGATAGTTATGCATGAAAGTGAAGAAGAGGTCGACGCTGAAGACAAGAGAAGTCCTGAGAAGAGACATAGAGAACCATCCGAGAAAGAGGATCCAAGATCGAAAGAACGTGAGGAGGAAGAACGTGATGTCCTCAAGATAGACGAGCTGATTGAGAAGATCGCCAAGGAGGAACTGGAAGATGAAGAAGACAAGAGAGCTGCAAATGAGAAGAAGCATTACAGCAAAGAGTACAGTTCAGAAGAAGATGACTTTAAAAAGAGAAATAAGGAAGAACAGAGAACTGTTAAGAAACGAGTTGAAGAAAATGCCAGTGATGAAGAAACCGATcagtttgaagcagaggaaaaggGAGTCAAGGTCTACGATTCAAAAACCTATCTACAAGAGACCGATGACAAAGATTCTCTTGAGAAGAAGTCATGGGATGATAAGAGACACCCTCATCTTGAAGAAGATATGGACTCGAAGAAGAGACATGCCGATGACCTTGAGTACCTAAGGAAGAGGCACCATGAATTTGAAAACAGagaaaaggatgaggaggaagaggacgaggaggaggacgaagtggaggaggaagaaaggaaaCTTAAATATGAG GAACACGAGCAGAGGAACCTTGCCGAGATTGAGAAGGAGCTGAAGAAAGTTGCTGAGAGACTGCGAGCCATCCGACGGGGCTAA